The Oscarella lobularis chromosome 9, ooOscLobu1.1, whole genome shotgun sequence genome includes a window with the following:
- the LOC136191241 gene encoding uncharacterized protein has translation MFCASKHGALLNKIPCLRVELSVARAAFLAQSIQKEISCYKTKRMIARRIFARAVLFFWSLNVSVVLGQKTYIAPLEKKIEAMQDQLNAVMTAFPTAGSTPVAHVYGQFPGKYSSSGWSLLKPWKSHGSLSQPSILAGGMTLVDYGIVVSFTGLYYVYGQLHFDPHSGDSGCRFRLNPGSSQVIHAYTLSKTKTGSEDHTKYTGAIRLLNQGDVIRMYVLHCTLDYSHLGETFLGAFFVSFNFLDNDGPPVTNSFYSYSSGSRSNGSVFSWHNHVLSHGGASSSHQGLTIPKRGLYFVFGQQTLDPKSSNQDCGFWLQQQYSNSRLASTYIRSFEANYDDRAEYTGLAANLSAGRYLRMHAWFGCYFASSTLNYIGAFYLPFQNGPTVHLIGKFSGTYIKGTTLAGGWSPTMMNGNMKLDRNGFIVPTDGIYYIYAQIHMTPTTSSMKHCAYELRSSSSFGPSVIAAGVSFVPSPAKRDKVVYTGAATRLNAGSIVYVRMRGTCLLRYIGGKEQFLGGFYLRPSCGCSPYD, from the exons ATGTTTTGTGCTTCTAAACACGGCGCTCTTCTGAATAAAATACCTTGTTTGCGTGTTGAACTCTCAGTTGCGCGTGCAGCGTTCTTGGCACAAAGcattcaaaaagaaatcagcTGTTACAAAACG AAGAGAATGATTGCGAGAAGGATCTTCGCCAGGGCTGTCTTATTTTTCTGGTCTTTGAACGTCTCAGTTGTACTTGGTCAGAAGACGTACATAGCTCCCTTGGAGAAAAAG ATTGAAGCAATGCAAGACCAG CTGAATGCAGTG ATGACTGCATTTCCTACGGCTGGTTCGACTCCCGTAGCCCATGTCTACGGACAGTTTCCTGGCAAATACTCATCGTCAG GGTGGTCACTTTTGAAGCCATGGAAGTCACATGGCTCGCTGTCACAGCCTTCTATCCTCGCCGGTGGAATGACGTTAGTAGATTATGGAATAGTCGTTTCATTTACCGGTCTTTATTACGTTTATGGGCAACTTCACTTTGACCCTCACTCTGGTGATTCTGGTTGTCGCTTCCGTCTTAATCCCGGTTCATCACAAGTTATACATGCCTATACGTTGAGCAAAACTAAGACTGGCTCAGAGGATCATACCAAATATACTGGGGCGATAAGACTTCTAAATCAAGGAGACGTTATCAGAATGTATGTTTTGCATTGCACTTTGGATTACTCTCATTTaggagaaacgtttcttGGAGCGTTTTTTGTTTCATTCAACTTCCTTGATAACGATGGTCCTCCCGTCACTAATAgcttttattcttattccTCTGGAAGTAGGAGCAACG GTTCGGTCTTCTCATGGCATAATCATGTTTTGAGTCATGGTGGTGCATCCTCCTCTCATCAAGGTCTTACTATTCCAAAACGGGGTCTCTATTTTGTATTCGGCCAGCAGACATTGGATCCAAAATCCAGCAATCAAGACTGCGGATTCTGGCTGCAGCAACAATACTCAAACTCGAGATTGGCATCCACTTACATACGTAGTTTTGAAGCTAATTACGACGACAGAGCTGAGTACACTGGACTGGCCGCAAACCTTAGTGCAGGCCGGTACCTTCGAATGCACGCATGGTTTGGCTGTTACTTTGCTTCATCGACTTTGAATTACATTGGGGCTTTTTATCTGCCATTCCAAAACGGTCCTACAGTTCATCTCATTGGAAAATTTTCAGGAACATATATAAAGG GAACAACCTTAGCGGGAGGATGGAGCCCTACCATGATGAACGGAAACATGAAACTCGACAGAAATGGCTTCATCGTGCCGACGGATGGAATCTACTACATTTACGCTCAGATTCACATGACTCCTACAACATCGTCTATGAAACACTGCGCTTATGAACTGAGAAGCAGCTCAAGTTTCGGACCAAGCGTGATAGCCGCTGGTGTGAGTTTTGTGCCGTCTCCAGCAAAGCGAGACAAGGTCGTCTACACGGGCGCAGCTACTCGTTTGAACGCTGGAAGCATTGTCTATGTGAGGATGAGAGGTACGTGCCTTCTTCGCTACATTGGAGGCAAAGAGCAGTTCTTGGGAGGCTTTTACCTTCGTCCCTCGTGTGGCTGTTCGCCGTATGACTAA